In Polypterus senegalus isolate Bchr_013 chromosome 12, ASM1683550v1, whole genome shotgun sequence, the following are encoded in one genomic region:
- the card19 gene encoding caspase recruitment domain family, member 19 isoform X2 — MSDSYRDQLLLDALFLKQEHHLSTDLLDKLVLQLNRIYPQILTDKEAHKFRSLKFATNKRLAELLDFLPNKGEEACHEFYRALQIHAEHIYLNLPSRRTRRGPVFYITCFSLVAGLAFLYYCNEENKTLGDAKQILAFSALGFGRRAKDLLISYAEDQFKQK, encoded by the exons ataGTTACAGGGATCAGCTGCTGCTAGATGCCTTGTTCCTGAAGCAAGAACATCATTTAAGTACTGATCTACTTGATAAGCTGGTTCTGCAGCTTAACAGGATCTACCCTCAAATTTTAACAGACAAGGAAGCACACAAG TTCCGTAGCTTAAAGTTTGCAACCAATAAAAGGCTGGCAGAGTTGCTAGATTTCTTGCCAAACAAAGGAGAAGAAGCCTGTCACGAATTCTACCGTGCTTTGCAGATCCATGCAGAACACATTTACCTCAACCTGCCTAGCAGAAGAACCAGGAGAG gtcCAGTGTTCTACATCACTTGCTTCAGTCTGGTTGCTGGACTGGCTTTTCTTTATTACTGCAATGAAg AGAACAAAACACTGGGAGATGCAAAGCAGATATTAGCTTTTTCAGCTTTAGGCTTTGGCAGACGTGCAAAGGACCTCTTAATATCGTATGCAGAGGACCAGTTTAAACAGAAATAG
- the ninj1 gene encoding ninjurin-1, with protein sequence MDSEHIEMNGEPPPSPSRRNRRQVPLNMNHYANKKSAAESMLDIALLMANASQLKAVVEQGSSFSFYVPLITLISISLTLQIVVGVLLIFIVKYDLNDEQKQSKLNFLNNVTTGLVFIIVVVNVFITAFGVQRPNSEHTSMN encoded by the exons CCTCCTCCTTCACCTTCCCGCCGCAACCGAAGACAAGTTCCACTAAATATGAACCACTATGCCAATAAGAAGAGTGCGGCGGAGAGCATGCTGGACATTGCACTGCTGATGGCTAATGCATCCCAGCTCAAGGCTGTGGTGGAACAGGGCAGCTCCTTCTCCTTCTACGTGCCTCTCATCACCCTCATCAGTATATCACTCACGCTGCAGATCGTTGTTGGTGTGCTTCTCATATTCATAG TCAAATATGATCTGAATGATGAGCAGAAGCAATCCAAACTGAACTTTCTGAACAATGTTACAACTGGACTGGTTTTCATCATTGTGGTGGTCAATGTTTTCATAACAGCTTTTGGGGTCCAAAGGCCGAACTCCGAGCACACCAGCATGAACTAA
- the card19 gene encoding caspase recruitment domain family, member 19 isoform X1 — MSDSYRDQLLLDALFLKQEHHLSTDLLDKLVLQLNRIYPQILTDKEAHKFRSLKFATNKRLAELLDFLPNKGEEACHEFYRALQIHAEHIYLNLPSRRTRRDAADSKEVKMSSSFEEKCVLNERGPVFYITCFSLVAGLAFLYYCNEENKTLGDAKQILAFSALGFGRRAKDLLISYAEDQFKQK, encoded by the exons ataGTTACAGGGATCAGCTGCTGCTAGATGCCTTGTTCCTGAAGCAAGAACATCATTTAAGTACTGATCTACTTGATAAGCTGGTTCTGCAGCTTAACAGGATCTACCCTCAAATTTTAACAGACAAGGAAGCACACAAG TTCCGTAGCTTAAAGTTTGCAACCAATAAAAGGCTGGCAGAGTTGCTAGATTTCTTGCCAAACAAAGGAGAAGAAGCCTGTCACGAATTCTACCGTGCTTTGCAGATCCATGCAGAACACATTTACCTCAACCTGCCTAGCAGAAGAACCAGGAGAG ATGCTGCTGATAGCAAAGAAGTTAAAATGTCATCAAGCTTTGAGGAGAAATGTGTGCTCAATGAGAGAG gtcCAGTGTTCTACATCACTTGCTTCAGTCTGGTTGCTGGACTGGCTTTTCTTTATTACTGCAATGAAg AGAACAAAACACTGGGAGATGCAAAGCAGATATTAGCTTTTTCAGCTTTAGGCTTTGGCAGACGTGCAAAGGACCTCTTAATATCGTATGCAGAGGACCAGTTTAAACAGAAATAG